In a genomic window of Streptomyces koelreuteriae:
- a CDS encoding alpha/beta hydrolase: MSTPDTIVLIHGFWVTPRSWEHWIDHYKKRGYRVIAPAYPGFEVEVESLNADTAPIEKVTVEEIVAGLEQEVRALDKPPILIGHSAGGVFVQLLLDRGLGAAGVAMCSAPTEGVAVVPLTQIKAAFPVLKNPANRHRAVGLTAEQWHYAFTNTFSEEESKALYERYAIPASGAIFWDSALATLRPGHQSTYVDYHNDARAPLLFVSAEKDHLMPPKVQQSNARHYKSNTVTEIREIPGMPHLLPAAPGWEEVADQALDWALEHAR; the protein is encoded by the coding sequence ATGAGCACCCCGGACACCATCGTCCTCATCCACGGCTTCTGGGTGACACCCCGCAGCTGGGAACACTGGATCGACCACTACAAGAAGCGCGGCTACCGCGTCATCGCGCCCGCCTACCCCGGCTTCGAGGTGGAGGTCGAGTCGCTCAACGCCGACACCGCGCCCATCGAGAAGGTCACCGTCGAGGAGATCGTCGCAGGCCTGGAGCAGGAGGTCCGGGCCCTGGACAAGCCACCCATCCTGATCGGCCACTCCGCCGGCGGCGTGTTCGTCCAGCTCCTGCTGGACCGCGGCCTGGGCGCGGCCGGGGTGGCCATGTGCTCCGCGCCCACGGAGGGCGTCGCCGTCGTGCCGCTGACACAGATCAAGGCGGCCTTCCCGGTCCTGAAGAACCCGGCCAACCGGCATCGCGCGGTCGGTCTGACCGCCGAGCAGTGGCACTACGCCTTCACCAACACCTTCTCGGAAGAGGAGTCGAAGGCCCTGTACGAGCGGTACGCGATCCCCGCCTCCGGCGCCATCTTCTGGGACAGCGCCCTGGCCACCCTGCGCCCCGGCCACCAGAGCACCTACGTCGACTACCACAACGACGCCCGTGCGCCGCTGCTGTTCGTCTCGGCGGAGAAGGACCACCTGATGCCGCCCAAGGTGCAGCAGTCCAACGCCCGGCACTACAAGTCGAACACGGTCACCGAGATCAGGGAGATCCCGGGCATGCCGCATCTGCTCCCGGCGGCACCCGGCTGGGAGGAGGTCGCCGACCAGGCCCTCGACTGGGCGCTTGAGCACGCCCGGTAG
- a CDS encoding snapalysin family zinc-dependent metalloprotease, with product MHVRKLTGGLAAALVVSFSLAGGQAVAASPDAEGAALAARVLLYDASGSAEFRSAVDRGAAIWNESVDAVELRPVAAGQRANIRVLADNGWPRALPTTLGNGTVYIGRQAVDQGYNTIRISAHELGHILGLPDRKPGPCSSLMSGSTAGTACTNPYPNAAEKSEVEGNFGGALAGPAPVAPAGVIVD from the coding sequence ATGCACGTCCGTAAGCTGACCGGCGGTCTGGCCGCTGCCCTGGTGGTGTCCTTCTCCCTGGCCGGTGGCCAGGCCGTGGCCGCTTCTCCCGACGCGGAGGGTGCGGCCCTCGCCGCCCGTGTCCTCCTCTACGACGCCAGCGGTTCCGCGGAGTTCAGGAGCGCGGTCGACCGGGGCGCGGCCATCTGGAACGAGAGTGTCGACGCCGTCGAGTTGCGGCCGGTCGCCGCCGGGCAACGCGCGAACATCCGGGTCCTCGCGGACAACGGCTGGCCGCGCGCCCTGCCCACCACCCTGGGCAACGGAACCGTCTACATCGGGCGCCAGGCCGTGGACCAGGGCTACAACACCATTCGCATCTCCGCCCACGAACTCGGACACATCCTGGGCCTGCCGGATCGCAAGCCCGGACCGTGCTCCAGCCTGATGTCCGGCTCCACCGCGGGCACCGCGTGCACGAACCCGTATCCGAACGCGGCGGAGAAGTCAGAGGTCGAGGGGAACTTCGGCGGCGCCCTCGCCGGGCCGGCTCCGGTGGCACCTGCCGGGGTGATCGTGGACTGA
- a CDS encoding helix-turn-helix domain-containing protein, whose protein sequence is MLVLDTDGLPAADRYEALRTVVAREGGVDVVEEDEPAPTMWKRLEVWHIGPLTLFDTRGTGARFVRSYRKTRRELVDTVSIMTQAEGFGTGAYGCDGYQRRLGPDGVGLSPHMVASHEYGWSGTGRSVAFSLDIAHLALPVDTVRAAVPLLHHSPVEPLLVQHIRGLRRHADRFSGGPEAEALAAATVHLTRALIVSAAGDDPTRREVARETLFTRVLAYLRAHLTEPDLTPQRVARAHGISVRTLYRLCEEGGLSLEKWVIRRRLEGAREDLAAAEQAHRTVEAIARSWGFAHPAHFSRRFRETYGTSPSEWRRHSRDDLSRRAAPPP, encoded by the coding sequence GTGCTGGTTCTCGACACCGACGGCTTACCCGCCGCCGACCGCTACGAGGCTCTGCGCACCGTGGTCGCGCGGGAGGGCGGAGTCGACGTCGTCGAGGAGGACGAACCGGCGCCGACGATGTGGAAGCGGCTGGAGGTCTGGCACATCGGTCCCCTCACCCTGTTCGACACCCGCGGCACGGGGGCGCGCTTCGTGCGCTCCTATCGCAAGACGCGCCGCGAACTGGTGGACACCGTCTCGATCATGACGCAGGCCGAAGGGTTCGGCACGGGGGCCTACGGCTGCGACGGATATCAGCGGCGGCTGGGGCCGGACGGCGTCGGCCTGAGTCCCCACATGGTCGCCTCACACGAGTACGGATGGTCGGGCACCGGCCGCTCGGTGGCCTTCTCGCTCGACATCGCCCATCTCGCCCTGCCCGTCGACACGGTGCGGGCCGCCGTCCCGCTGTTGCACCACAGCCCCGTCGAACCGCTGCTGGTGCAGCACATCCGCGGGCTGCGCCGGCACGCGGACCGGTTCAGCGGCGGCCCCGAGGCGGAAGCCCTCGCCGCCGCGACCGTGCACCTCACCCGGGCTCTGATCGTCTCGGCCGCCGGAGACGATCCCACGCGCCGGGAGGTGGCGCGGGAGACCCTGTTCACCCGGGTCCTGGCCTATCTGCGCGCACATCTCACCGAGCCGGATCTCACACCGCAGCGCGTCGCCCGGGCGCACGGCATCTCCGTGCGCACCCTCTACCGGTTGTGCGAGGAAGGCGGACTGAGCCTCGAGAAATGGGTCATCCGCCGTCGTCTCGAGGGCGCCCGCGAGGACCTGGCAGCGGCGGAACAGGCCCATCGCACGGTGGAAGCCATCGCCCGCTCCTGGGGCTTCGCTCATCCCGCCCACTTCTCCCGCCGCTTCCGCGAGACCTACGGCACCAGCCCCAGCGAATGGCGGCGGCACTCCCGGGACGATCTGTCCCGTCGTGCGGCGCCTCCACCGTGA
- a CDS encoding lasso peptide biosynthesis PqqD family chaperone codes for MHRLRPDVTACATGDGMVLLDERTGRYWQLNGTGALVVTALLDGAAPDEVADRLASTRPVNRERAAADVTALLDHLLKEALVTAS; via the coding sequence TTGCACCGACTTCGCCCTGATGTCACCGCCTGCGCCACCGGCGACGGCATGGTGCTGCTCGACGAGCGCACCGGCCGGTACTGGCAGCTCAACGGCACCGGCGCACTCGTCGTCACGGCGCTCCTCGACGGCGCCGCACCGGACGAGGTGGCCGACCGCCTCGCCTCGACCCGCCCGGTGAACCGTGAGCGCGCCGCCGCCGACGTCACCGCCCTGCTCGACCACCTCCTCAAGGAAGCGCTGGTGACCGCCTCGTGA
- the rph gene encoding rifamycin-inactivating phosphotransferase: MIQKYVWDLQEADETRGSVVGGKGAHLGGLSRIEGVRVPAGFCVTTDAFRRIMAEVPSIDERIDRLVRLNPDDRDAIRALSAEIRRTIEETAVPDDLAAAITRPLARLGEQSAYAVRSSATAEDLPTASFAGQQDTYLNVVGAAAVLRHVSRCWASLFTERAVTYRQRNGIDHRTVQMAVVVQRMVFPQASGILFTADPVTGNRKVATVDAGFGLGEALVSGLVNPDVFKVRGGEVVARTIAAKQRAVQALPDGGTREVAIDARRQEQPSLTDEQVVRLVQLGRRIEAHFGRPQDIEWCLADDDFQIVQSRPITTLFPVPEADDQENHVYVSVGHQQMMTDPMKPLGLSMWQLMAMVPMHEAAGRLFVDVTRRLSSPASRAGLLDVIGKGDPLTRDALETVLDHDGFVPSLPDTGPGGPPVGGESAPVETDPAVVTELIERSQASVAALERDIRTKTGPALFDFLLEAFEEHKRVLSDPLSMRALMAGMDATWWLNDKLREWLGEKNAADTLTLSAPDNVTSEMGLALLDVADVIRPYPELVAFLKGVEDDDFLDELPKLAGGTEARDAIEAYLDRYGMRCVGEIDITRPRWRERPATLVPVILDNVRNFEPGAAERRFEEGREKARQKEQDVLSRLRALPDGERKADEAKRMIDRVRTFIGYREYPKYGIVSRSFVYKRALLEEAERLVRAEVLAEKEDIFYLTFQELHDVVRSHRVDGRLVQERKEAFRSYHALTPPRVLTSDGEALTGAYRRDDVPPGALIGLPVSAGTVEGRARVVLDMADADLEAGDILVTPFTDPSWSPLFVGIAGLVTEVGGLMTHGAVIAREYGLPAVVGVEGATRLIRDGQLIRVHGTDGYIEILS, encoded by the coding sequence ATGATCCAGAAGTATGTGTGGGACCTTCAGGAGGCCGACGAGACGCGGGGCTCGGTCGTCGGCGGCAAGGGCGCGCACCTGGGCGGGCTGTCGCGGATCGAAGGGGTCCGCGTGCCCGCCGGCTTCTGCGTGACGACGGACGCCTTCCGGCGGATCATGGCGGAAGTGCCCTCGATCGACGAGCGGATCGATCGGCTGGTGCGGCTGAACCCCGACGACCGGGACGCGATCCGCGCCCTCAGCGCGGAGATTCGTCGGACCATCGAGGAAACCGCCGTCCCGGACGATCTCGCGGCGGCGATCACCCGCCCGCTCGCCCGGCTCGGCGAGCAGTCCGCCTACGCCGTCCGGTCCAGCGCGACGGCGGAGGACCTGCCGACCGCGTCCTTCGCCGGCCAGCAGGACACGTACCTGAACGTCGTGGGAGCGGCGGCGGTCCTCCGGCACGTCAGCCGGTGCTGGGCCTCGCTGTTCACCGAGCGGGCCGTGACCTACCGTCAGCGCAACGGCATCGACCACCGTACGGTCCAGATGGCCGTGGTCGTGCAGCGGATGGTCTTCCCGCAGGCGTCCGGCATCCTGTTCACGGCCGACCCCGTCACGGGCAACCGGAAGGTCGCCACCGTGGACGCCGGCTTCGGCCTCGGCGAGGCCCTGGTCTCCGGACTGGTGAACCCGGACGTGTTCAAGGTGCGCGGCGGCGAGGTCGTCGCAAGGACGATCGCCGCCAAACAGCGAGCCGTTCAGGCCCTGCCGGACGGCGGTACGCGGGAAGTGGCGATCGACGCGCGGCGGCAGGAGCAGCCGTCCCTGACGGATGAACAGGTCGTGCGGCTCGTACAGCTCGGGCGGCGGATCGAAGCGCACTTCGGCCGGCCGCAGGACATCGAATGGTGCCTGGCCGACGATGACTTCCAGATCGTGCAGAGCCGGCCGATCACGACGCTGTTCCCCGTCCCCGAGGCCGACGACCAGGAGAATCACGTCTATGTCTCCGTCGGTCATCAGCAGATGATGACCGACCCGATGAAGCCGCTGGGCCTGTCCATGTGGCAGCTGATGGCGATGGTGCCGATGCATGAGGCCGCCGGGAGGCTGTTCGTCGACGTCACCCGGCGCCTGTCCTCGCCCGCGAGCCGCGCCGGCCTCCTGGACGTCATCGGGAAGGGCGATCCGCTGACCCGGGACGCTCTGGAGACCGTCCTCGACCACGACGGCTTCGTGCCGTCGCTCCCGGACACGGGCCCCGGCGGGCCGCCCGTCGGCGGCGAGAGCGCCCCGGTCGAGACCGATCCGGCCGTAGTCACCGAGTTGATCGAGCGCAGCCAGGCGTCCGTCGCCGCCCTGGAGCGGGACATCCGGACGAAGACCGGACCGGCGCTGTTCGACTTCCTGCTGGAGGCCTTCGAGGAGCACAAGCGGGTCCTCAGCGATCCGCTGAGCATGCGGGCCCTCATGGCGGGGATGGACGCCACCTGGTGGCTCAACGACAAGCTGCGGGAGTGGCTGGGCGAGAAGAACGCCGCCGACACGCTCACGCTGTCCGCTCCCGACAACGTGACGTCGGAGATGGGGCTGGCGCTGCTCGATGTCGCCGATGTGATCCGCCCGTATCCGGAGCTGGTGGCGTTCCTGAAGGGCGTCGAGGACGACGATTTCCTCGACGAGCTGCCGAAGCTCGCGGGCGGGACCGAGGCGCGCGACGCCATCGAGGCCTACCTCGACCGGTACGGCATGCGCTGCGTCGGCGAGATCGACATCACGAGGCCGCGCTGGCGCGAGCGCCCCGCCACACTCGTCCCGGTGATCCTCGACAACGTCAGGAACTTCGAGCCGGGCGCCGCCGAGCGGCGTTTCGAGGAAGGCCGGGAGAAGGCGCGGCAGAAGGAACAGGACGTGCTGTCGCGCCTGCGGGCCCTGCCGGACGGGGAGCGCAAGGCCGACGAGGCCAAGCGGATGATCGACCGGGTCAGAACGTTCATCGGGTACCGGGAGTACCCGAAGTACGGCATCGTCAGCCGCTCCTTCGTCTACAAGCGGGCCCTGTTGGAGGAGGCCGAGCGTCTCGTGCGGGCCGAGGTGCTTGCCGAGAAGGAGGACATCTTCTACCTCACGTTCCAGGAACTCCACGACGTGGTGCGCTCGCACCGGGTGGACGGGCGGCTTGTCCAGGAGCGCAAGGAGGCCTTCCGGTCGTACCACGCGCTCACACCGCCCCGGGTGCTCACCTCGGACGGTGAGGCCCTCACCGGGGCGTACCGGCGCGACGACGTGCCGCCCGGCGCCCTGATCGGCCTTCCGGTTTCCGCGGGGACCGTCGAGGGGCGGGCCCGCGTCGTCCTCGACATGGCGGACGCCGATCTCGAAGCGGGCGACATCCTGGTCACGCCTTTCACGGACCCGAGCTGGTCGCCGCTGTTCGTCGGGATCGCGGGTCTGGTGACGGAGGTGGGCGGTTTGATGACCCATGGCGCGGTGATCGCCCGGGAGTACGGGCTTCCGGCCGTGGTGGGCGTGGAGGGGGCGACCCGGCTGATCCGGGACGGGCAGCTGATCCGGGTGCACGGAACCGACGGGTACATCGAGATCCTGTCCTGA
- a CDS encoding aminoglycoside phosphotransferase family protein — translation MERHGAALGVHLPDFDAGVERTREALRSLPDAPVAAIHGDLVPPNIHVDTAGRPVAVLDFGFCTTAGDPAFEAAVTAAVWDMYGPHAEEHTAELTRLFAHELGYAPETLTAYQAAYALTTYDVFGPDDSDGHFRWCVEQLRRNAVFNAQRGGPGPRDGAAAAD, via the coding sequence GTGGAGCGCCACGGTGCCGCCCTGGGCGTCCATCTGCCGGACTTCGACGCGGGGGTCGAGCGCACGCGAGAGGCGCTGCGGTCGCTCCCCGACGCCCCGGTGGCGGCGATCCACGGTGACCTCGTCCCGCCCAACATCCACGTCGACACGGCCGGTCGGCCCGTCGCCGTACTCGACTTCGGCTTCTGCACGACCGCGGGCGACCCGGCCTTCGAGGCCGCCGTCACCGCCGCCGTCTGGGACATGTACGGGCCGCACGCCGAGGAGCACACCGCGGAACTCACCCGGCTCTTCGCCCACGAGCTCGGATACGCGCCGGAGACTCTCACCGCCTATCAGGCGGCGTACGCCCTCACCACCTACGACGTCTTCGGTCCGGACGACAGCGACGGACACTTCCGCTGGTGCGTCGAACAGCTGCGCCGCAACGCCGTGTTCAACGCCCAACGCGGCGGCCCCGGCCCGCGCGACGGGGCCGCCGCAGCCGATTGA
- a CDS encoding alpha/beta fold hydrolase, with protein MIPEGRSRRGVLGGLIAAGGALTLGAAATPAAAGTGAGADRSGAKATVVLVHGVFADASGWNAVTARLLKAGHQVLAPANPLRDPAGDAAYLSGILAGLSGPVILVGHSYGGEVITNAARGHAHVKALVYVAAFAPDEGESALQLARKFPGSRLEDALVLRPLPDGSDAEGSIDPAKFHDVFAQDLPRASTGVMAVSQRPGSVGGLAGPSGVPAWRSLPSWYVVAGADRVIPPALQRFMAGRAGSRTVEVKGASHVVMMSRPDAVVRQIEAAYRATR; from the coding sequence ATGATTCCCGAAGGCCGGTCCCGCCGCGGCGTGCTCGGCGGGCTGATCGCGGCGGGCGGCGCCCTGACGCTCGGGGCCGCGGCCACACCCGCCGCAGCCGGTACCGGTGCCGGTGCCGACCGGTCGGGCGCCAAGGCGACCGTCGTCCTCGTCCACGGCGTCTTCGCCGACGCGTCCGGCTGGAACGCCGTCACCGCGCGGCTGCTCAAGGCCGGTCACCAGGTCCTCGCCCCGGCCAACCCGCTGCGCGATCCGGCAGGTGACGCCGCCTACCTCTCCGGCATCCTCGCCGGCCTCTCCGGTCCGGTGATCCTCGTCGGCCACTCCTACGGTGGCGAGGTCATCACCAACGCCGCCCGGGGCCACGCCCACGTCAAGGCGCTCGTCTACGTCGCCGCCTTCGCGCCCGACGAGGGCGAGAGCGCGTTGCAGCTCGCCCGCAAGTTTCCCGGCAGCAGGCTGGAGGACGCACTGGTGCTCCGTCCGCTGCCGGACGGCTCCGACGCCGAAGGCTCCATCGATCCGGCGAAGTTCCACGACGTCTTCGCCCAGGACCTGCCACGCGCCAGCACCGGGGTGATGGCGGTCTCCCAGCGCCCCGGCAGCGTGGGCGGGCTGGCGGGCCCCAGCGGTGTACCGGCGTGGCGGAGCCTGCCCTCCTGGTACGTCGTCGCCGGAGCCGATCGTGTCATTCCGCCCGCCCTTCAGCGGTTCATGGCCGGTCGGGCCGGCAGCAGGACCGTAGAAGTGAAGGGTGCCTCGCACGTCGTGATGATGTCCCGGCCGGACGCCGTCGTGCGGCAGATCGAGGCCGCGTACCGCGCCACCCGCTGA
- a CDS encoding alpha/beta fold hydrolase — translation MPFVTAADGAHLHYKDWGEGRPVVLSHGWPLNADSWEAQQLLLATHGFRAIAHDRRGHGRSEQTWTGNEMDTYADDLAALIDTLDLRDITLVGFSTGGGEVARYVGRHGTARVAQVVLVSAVPPLMLRTDDNPGGLPVEVFDAIRAGSLADRSQLYRDLADGPFFGNNRPGAAVSQGVRDAFWLQGLQAGHRNAHECVAAFSATDFRRDLDAIDVPTLVIHGDDDQIVPFEVGGKASAARIKNATLKVYAGAPHGITDTHKERLGADLLDFLNS, via the coding sequence ATGCCATTCGTCACCGCAGCCGACGGAGCGCACCTCCACTACAAGGACTGGGGCGAGGGCCGCCCGGTCGTGCTCAGTCACGGCTGGCCGCTGAACGCCGACAGCTGGGAAGCCCAGCAACTGCTCCTGGCCACCCACGGATTCCGCGCGATCGCGCACGACCGACGCGGACACGGACGTTCCGAGCAGACCTGGACCGGCAACGAGATGGACACCTACGCCGACGATCTGGCCGCCCTCATCGACACGCTCGACCTGCGCGACATCACGCTGGTCGGGTTCTCGACGGGCGGCGGCGAGGTCGCCCGCTACGTCGGCCGGCACGGCACCGCCCGGGTCGCCCAGGTCGTCCTGGTCTCCGCCGTACCGCCGCTCATGCTCAGGACCGACGACAACCCGGGCGGGCTGCCGGTCGAGGTGTTCGACGCGATCCGGGCCGGTTCGCTCGCCGACCGGTCACAGCTCTACCGCGATCTGGCCGACGGGCCGTTCTTCGGCAACAACCGCCCCGGCGCCGCCGTCTCCCAGGGCGTCCGCGACGCCTTCTGGCTCCAGGGACTGCAGGCCGGGCACCGGAACGCCCACGAGTGCGTCGCCGCCTTCTCCGCCACCGACTTCCGCCGGGACCTGGACGCCATCGACGTCCCCACGCTCGTCATCCACGGCGACGACGACCAGATCGTGCCGTTCGAGGTGGGCGGCAAGGCGTCGGCGGCGCGCATCAAGAACGCGACGCTCAAGGTCTACGCGGGCGCTCCGCACGGCATCACGGACACGCACAAGGAGCGGCTCGGAGCGGACCTGCTCGACTTCCTCAACTCCTGA